A genome region from Triticum aestivum cultivar Chinese Spring chromosome 2B, IWGSC CS RefSeq v2.1, whole genome shotgun sequence includes the following:
- the LOC123045598 gene encoding aspartic proteinase nepenthesin-1-like, which produces MGAQVQLRLLLLVATAVVASCATGGLAATSSQLGRLEGLRVALTHVDAHGNYTKLQLLRRAARRSRHRMSRLVARTTGVPMMSSKAVAPALQVPVHAGNGEFLMDMSIGTPAVAYAAIIDTGSDLVWTQCKPCVECFNQSTPVFDPSSSSTYAVLPCSSSFCSDLPSSKCTSAKCGYTYTYGDSSSTQGVLASETFTLAKTKLPEVAFGCGDTNEGDGFTQGAGLVGLGRGPLSLVSQLDLKKFSYCLTSLDDTSKSPLLLGSLATISESAAAASSVQTTPLIKNPSQPSFYYVNLKGLTVGSTHITLPSSAFAVQDDGTGGVIVDSGTSITYLELQGYRALKKAFAAQMKLPAADGSGIGLDMCFEAPASGVDQVEVPKLVFHFDGADLDLPAENYMVLDSGSGALCLTVMGSRGLSIIGNFQQQNIQFVYDVGENTLSFAPVQCAKL; this is translated from the coding sequence ATGGGGGCGCAGGTGCAGCTACGATTGCTTCTTTTGGTAGCCACGGCGGTGGTTGCCAGCTGCGCCACCGGCGGCCTCGCCGCGACGTCGTCACAGCTGGGCCGCCTGGAGGGCCTGCGCGTGGCCCTGACGCACGTCGACGCGCACGGCAACTACACAAAGCTGCAGCTgctgcggcgggcggcgaggcggagcCGCCACCGCATGTCCAGGCTCGTCGCGCGGACCACCGGCGTGCCGATGATGTCGAGCAAGGCCGTCGCGCCGGCCCTGCAGGTGCCGGTGCACGCTGGGAACGGCGAGTTCCTGATGGACATGTCCATCGGCACGCCTGCGGTGGCGTACGCGGCCATCATCGACACCGGCAGCGACCTCGTGTGGACGCAGTGCAAGCCCTGCGTGGAGTGCTTCAACCAGAGCACGCCCGTGTTCGACCCCTCGTCGTCCTCCACCTACGCCGTGCTGCCGTGCTCCAGCTCCTTCTGCAGCGATCTGCCCAGCTCTAAGTGCACCTCGGCCAAGTGCGGCTACACATACACCTACGGCGACTCCTCGTCGACGCAGGGCGTCCTGGCTTCCGAGACCTTCACTCTggccaagaccaagctccccgaGGTCGCCTTCGGATGCGGCGACACGAACGAGGGCGACGGGTTTACGCAGGGCGCGGGGCTCGTGGGGCTCGGCCGGGGCCCCCTCTCGCTGGTCTCGCAGCTCGATCTCAAGAAGTTCTCCTACTGCCTCACCTCCCTCGACGACACGAGCAAGAGCCCTCTCCTCCTCGGCTCCCTCGCCACCATCTCGGAGAGCGCGGCGGCCGCGTCGTCGGTGCAGACCACCCCTCTCATCAAGAACCCGAGCCAGCCGTCCTTCTACTACGTGAACCTCAAGGGCCTGACGGTCGGCTCGACACACATCACCCTGCCGAGCTCGGCGTTCGCCGTGCAGGACGACGGCACGGGCGGAGTCATCGTGGACTCCGGCACGTCGATCACGTACCTGGAGCTACAGGGGTACCGCGCGCTGAAGAAGGCGTTCGCGGCGCAGATGAAGCTGCCGGCGGCGGACGGGTCGGGGATCGGGCTGGACATGTGCTTCGAGGCGCCGGCGAGCGGGGTGGACCAGGTGGAGGTGCCGAAGCTGGTATTCCACTTCGACGGCGCGGACCTCGACCTGCCGGCGGAGAACTACATGGTGCTGGACTCCGGGTCCGGCGCGCTGTGCCTGACGGTGATGGGGTCGCGGGGCCTGTCCATCATCGGCAACTTCCAGCAGCAGAACATCCAGTTCGTGTACGACGTGGGCGAGAACACCCTCTCCTTCGCGCCCGTGCAGTGCGCCAAATTGTGA